From one Streptomyces sp. SCSIO 30461 genomic stretch:
- a CDS encoding pitrilysin family protein, with protein sequence MTEAAVTMEFHPQPQPGDARPWAFPAPERGALGNGLTVLRCHRPGQQVVAVEIFLDAPLDLEPDGLDGVATIMARALSEGTDKHSAEEFAAELERCGATLEAHADHPGVRIGLEVPVSRLAKAMGLLAEALRAPLFADSEVERLVRNRLDEIPHETANPARRGAKELSKQLFPASSRMSRPRQGSEETVERIDSAAVRAFYEAHVRPATATAVIVGDLTDVDLDAVLADTLGAWTGSAGAPRAMAPITADDTGRVVIVDRPGAVQTQLLIGRVGPDRHDSVWPAQVLGTYCLGGTLTSRLDRVLREEKGYTYGVRAFAQVLRSAAPASPGGATGAATLAISGSVDTPNTGPALQDLFTVLRTLAAEGLTDAERDVAVQNLVGVAPLKYETAASVAGTLADQVEQGLPDDFQGQLYARLASTGTVEATAAVVSAFPADRLVTVLVGDAAEIEEPVKALGLGEVTVVTG encoded by the coding sequence GTGACCGAGGCTGCCGTGACCATGGAATTCCACCCGCAGCCCCAGCCCGGCGACGCCCGGCCGTGGGCCTTCCCTGCGCCCGAGCGCGGGGCGCTCGGGAACGGGCTGACCGTGCTGCGCTGCCACCGTCCCGGCCAGCAGGTGGTGGCCGTCGAGATCTTCCTCGACGCTCCTTTGGACCTGGAGCCCGACGGCCTCGACGGCGTCGCCACGATCATGGCCAGGGCGCTCTCGGAGGGCACCGACAAGCACTCGGCGGAGGAGTTCGCCGCCGAGCTGGAGCGTTGTGGCGCGACGCTCGAGGCGCACGCCGACCACCCGGGCGTCCGTATCGGGCTCGAAGTGCCGGTCTCCCGGCTGGCGAAGGCCATGGGACTGCTCGCCGAGGCACTGCGGGCCCCGCTGTTCGCGGACAGCGAGGTCGAGCGGCTCGTCCGCAACCGCCTCGACGAGATCCCGCACGAGACGGCGAACCCGGCTCGCCGCGGTGCCAAGGAGCTGTCCAAGCAGCTCTTCCCGGCGTCTTCGCGGATGTCGCGCCCGCGCCAGGGCAGCGAGGAGACCGTGGAGCGCATCGACTCCGCGGCCGTCAGGGCCTTCTACGAGGCCCATGTCCGGCCCGCCACGGCCACGGCGGTGATCGTCGGCGACCTCACGGACGTCGATCTGGACGCCGTGCTCGCCGACACCCTCGGTGCCTGGACGGGCAGTGCGGGCGCGCCTCGCGCCATGGCGCCGATCACCGCCGACGACACGGGTCGTGTCGTGATCGTCGACCGCCCCGGCGCGGTCCAGACACAGCTGCTCATCGGCCGCGTCGGACCGGATCGCCATGACAGCGTCTGGCCGGCCCAGGTCCTCGGCACCTACTGCCTCGGCGGCACGCTGACCTCGCGCCTGGACCGTGTACTGCGTGAGGAGAAGGGCTACACCTACGGCGTGCGGGCGTTCGCCCAGGTGCTGCGCTCGGCCGCCCCGGCGTCTCCGGGCGGAGCCACCGGCGCGGCCACCCTCGCCATCAGCGGTTCCGTCGACACGCCGAACACCGGACCGGCCCTCCAGGACCTGTTCACTGTGCTGCGTACGCTCGCCGCCGAGGGGCTGACGGATGCCGAGCGCGATGTCGCCGTGCAGAACCTGGTGGGTGTAGCCCCGCTGAAGTACGAGACGGCCGCCTCCGTCGCCGGCACCCTGGCCGACCAGGTCGAGCAGGGCCTTCCGGACGACTTCCAGGGACAGCTCTACGCCCGGTTGGCCTCGACGGGCACCGTCGAGGCGACCGCCGCGGTCGTCAGCGCCTTCCCCGCGGATCGCCTCGTCACGGTCCTCGTCGGTGACGCGGCGGAGATCGAGGAGCCGGTCAAGGCCCTGGGCCTCGGTGAAGTGACAGTTGTCACGGGCTGA
- a CDS encoding VOC family protein, with product MTTEATRRPPGTPCWVSLMVHGLSATQDFYRDLFGWDFAPGPQPFGPYVRALIDGKEVAGIGQLPPDRHLPIAWTPYMATDDADETAEQIRSCGGTVGVGPLDAADAGRMAIAADPEGAVFGIWQAAAHTGTALFGTHGTPVWNELVTRETSAVSKFYQSVFGYDVEPVVSAEFDYATLHLEGRAVASLHGVGHALPRDRGSHWMTYFEVEDTEEAAALVRNLGGHVLHEPREGGSGRLATVADPEGAVFTIVRSAEP from the coding sequence ATGACGACCGAGGCGACTCGGCGCCCGCCCGGCACGCCCTGCTGGGTGAGCCTGATGGTGCACGGGCTTTCCGCGACGCAGGACTTCTACCGGGATCTGTTCGGCTGGGACTTCGCCCCCGGACCGCAGCCCTTCGGACCGTACGTCCGAGCCCTGATCGACGGCAAGGAGGTGGCGGGAATCGGCCAGCTCCCGCCCGACCGCCATCTGCCGATCGCCTGGACGCCCTACATGGCCACCGACGACGCCGACGAGACGGCCGAGCAGATCAGATCCTGCGGAGGCACCGTCGGCGTCGGGCCGCTGGACGCGGCCGACGCGGGCCGTATGGCGATCGCGGCGGACCCGGAAGGCGCCGTGTTCGGCATCTGGCAGGCCGCCGCGCACACCGGCACCGCCCTGTTCGGCACGCACGGCACACCGGTCTGGAACGAGCTGGTGACCAGGGAGACTTCGGCGGTCAGCAAGTTCTACCAGTCGGTCTTCGGCTATGACGTGGAACCGGTCGTCTCCGCCGAGTTCGACTACGCGACCCTGCATCTGGAGGGACGCGCGGTGGCCTCGCTGCACGGTGTCGGCCATGCCCTGCCACGCGACCGGGGCTCGCACTGGATGACCTACTTCGAGGTGGAGGACACCGAGGAGGCTGCGGCCCTGGTGCGGAACCTGGGCGGTCATGTGCTGCACGAGCCCCGCGAGGGCGGCAGCGGCCGGCTGGCGACGGTGGCGGACCCCGAGGGCGCGGTGTTCACGATCGTGCGGTCGGCCGAGCCCTGA
- a CDS encoding GNAT family N-acetyltransferase, whose protein sequence is MQTPSDHVYPDHWEADVVLRDGGTARIRPITTQDAERLVNFYEQVSDESKYYRFFAPYPRLSTKDVHRFTHHDYVDRVGLAATVGGEFIATVRYDRIDANGRPASAPADEAEVAFLVQDAHQGRGVASALLEHITAVARERGIRRFAAEVLPANNKMIKVFTDAGYTQKRSFEDGAVRLTLDLEPTARSLAVQRAREQRAEARSVQRLLAPGSVAVIGVGRVPGGVGRAALRNLLESGYTGRLYAVNRSLPLEGPDGSDDHEIEGVPAFRTLADIGEPVDLAVVAVPAERVPEAVVDCGEHGVQGLVVLTAGYAESGVRGRERQRELVRQARRYGMRIIGPNAFGIINTADGVRLNASLAPESPARGRIGLFTQSGAIGIALLSGLHRRGAGLSSFISSGNRADVSGNDFLQYWYEDPDTDVVLLYLESLGNPRKFARLARRTAAAKPVVVVRGARHSGSAPPGHAVPSTRIPYATVSELLAQAGVIRVDTVTELVDAGLLLAGQPLPGGSRVAILGNSESLGLLTYDACLAEGLRPLPSRDLTTAATPDDFREALTEAMKDPACDAVVVNAIPWVGEGGATESGDGEVLAGALRQAAESSPPKPVLVVHVELGGLADALAAATSSAPPRPSTAPGADAAPGALAADGAVRRETMRQDTAVRDGDRGHGPEPAAAPVLPAMPRIPAYPAAERAVRALAEAVRYAQWRRDAARPGKVPEFDGIDEDGAAALVARLMDQARGALGVTLTDHDTRALLAYYGIDVLTTVPAPSPDAAVRAAAQLGYPVALKTMAPHLRHRPDLGGVRLDLADEYQVRQAYAELTATLGGPAELRPVVQAMVPRGVDTVVRAAIDPAVGAVLSFGLAGPATELLGDTAHRLVPATDRDVAELVRSIRTAPILFGWRGSAPVDSGALEELLLRVSRLVDDHPEVVGIGLEPVVVAQHGLSVLGATVRLAPPPPRSDQGPRTLPRY, encoded by the coding sequence ATGCAGACCCCGTCGGACCACGTGTACCCCGACCACTGGGAAGCCGACGTGGTGCTGCGCGACGGTGGCACCGCGCGCATCAGGCCCATCACCACGCAGGACGCCGAACGGCTCGTGAACTTCTACGAGCAGGTGTCGGACGAGTCCAAGTACTACCGCTTCTTCGCGCCCTACCCTCGGCTGTCCACCAAGGACGTCCACCGGTTCACCCACCACGACTACGTGGACAGGGTGGGCCTGGCGGCGACGGTGGGCGGTGAGTTCATCGCGACCGTGCGCTACGACCGTATCGACGCGAACGGCAGGCCGGCGTCGGCACCCGCCGACGAGGCGGAGGTGGCCTTTCTGGTCCAGGACGCGCACCAGGGCAGGGGTGTCGCGTCGGCGCTCCTCGAACACATCACCGCGGTCGCCCGTGAGCGCGGCATCCGTCGGTTCGCGGCGGAAGTGCTGCCGGCGAACAACAAGATGATCAAGGTCTTCACCGACGCCGGATACACCCAGAAGCGCAGCTTCGAGGACGGAGCCGTCCGACTGACGCTGGATCTGGAACCGACCGCGCGGTCACTCGCCGTCCAGCGAGCCCGCGAACAGCGCGCGGAGGCGCGCTCCGTGCAGCGTCTGCTGGCACCGGGTTCGGTGGCGGTGATCGGCGTCGGCCGGGTGCCCGGCGGAGTGGGTCGGGCCGCGCTGCGCAATCTTCTGGAATCCGGCTACACCGGGCGGTTGTACGCCGTGAACCGCTCTCTGCCGCTGGAGGGCCCCGACGGCTCGGACGACCACGAGATCGAAGGTGTGCCCGCCTTCCGTACGCTCGCGGACATCGGCGAGCCCGTCGACCTGGCAGTGGTGGCGGTCCCCGCCGAACGGGTGCCGGAAGCCGTCGTGGACTGCGGCGAACACGGAGTGCAGGGGCTGGTCGTCCTGACCGCCGGTTACGCGGAGAGCGGCGTACGAGGGCGCGAGCGGCAGCGGGAACTGGTACGCCAGGCGCGCAGGTACGGCATGCGGATCATCGGACCGAACGCCTTCGGGATCATCAACACCGCCGACGGGGTCCGGCTGAATGCCTCACTGGCCCCCGAGTCACCGGCCCGGGGCCGGATCGGACTGTTCACCCAGTCGGGCGCGATCGGCATCGCCCTGCTCAGCGGACTGCACCGACGCGGTGCCGGACTGTCGTCCTTCATCTCGTCCGGCAACCGGGCCGATGTCTCCGGCAACGACTTCCTTCAGTACTGGTACGAGGACCCCGACACCGACGTGGTGCTGCTGTACCTGGAATCGCTGGGCAACCCCCGGAAGTTCGCCCGCCTCGCCCGACGCACCGCCGCCGCCAAACCCGTCGTGGTGGTGCGGGGCGCCCGGCACAGCGGGAGCGCGCCCCCCGGTCACGCGGTGCCTTCCACCCGCATCCCGTACGCCACTGTGTCCGAGCTGCTCGCCCAGGCAGGGGTGATCCGCGTCGACACGGTCACGGAGCTCGTCGACGCGGGTCTGCTGCTTGCCGGGCAGCCGCTGCCCGGGGGCTCGCGGGTGGCGATCCTGGGCAACTCCGAATCGCTCGGGCTGCTCACCTACGACGCCTGCCTGGCGGAGGGCCTGCGGCCACTTCCGTCGCGTGACCTGACGACGGCGGCGACCCCGGACGACTTCCGCGAGGCGCTCACCGAGGCGATGAAGGACCCGGCGTGCGACGCCGTCGTCGTCAACGCGATCCCCTGGGTCGGCGAGGGCGGGGCGACCGAGTCGGGCGACGGCGAGGTGCTCGCCGGAGCGCTGCGTCAGGCGGCGGAGTCCTCCCCGCCCAAGCCGGTCCTCGTGGTCCACGTCGAACTGGGCGGTCTGGCGGACGCCTTGGCGGCGGCGACGAGTTCGGCACCGCCGCGCCCGTCCACCGCCCCCGGTGCCGATGCGGCTCCCGGGGCGCTGGCGGCGGACGGGGCCGTGCGGCGAGAGACCATGCGGCAGGACACCGCCGTACGGGACGGGGACCGGGGGCACGGCCCGGAACCGGCCGCCGCGCCGGTGCTCCCCGCCATGCCCCGTATCCCCGCCTACCCCGCTGCCGAGCGTGCCGTAAGAGCCCTTGCCGAAGCCGTGCGGTACGCCCAGTGGCGGCGGGACGCCGCGCGTCCCGGGAAGGTGCCGGAGTTCGATGGCATCGACGAGGACGGGGCAGCGGCCCTCGTCGCCCGGTTGATGGATCAGGCCCGCGGGGCGCTCGGAGTCACGCTGACCGATCACGACACACGCGCGCTCCTCGCGTACTACGGGATCGACGTGCTGACCACCGTCCCCGCTCCCAGCCCCGATGCCGCCGTACGCGCCGCCGCCCAACTCGGCTACCCCGTGGCGCTCAAGACCATGGCACCGCATCTGCGGCACCGCCCCGACCTCGGGGGCGTGCGGCTCGATCTCGCCGACGAGTACCAGGTACGACAGGCGTATGCGGAGCTGACCGCGACGCTGGGCGGGCCCGCCGAGCTCAGGCCGGTCGTGCAGGCGATGGTCCCGCGAGGTGTGGACACGGTGGTACGCGCCGCCATTGATCCGGCCGTCGGAGCCGTACTGTCGTTCGGGCTCGCCGGACCCGCCACGGAACTGCTCGGCGACACCGCCCACCGGCTGGTTCCCGCAACCGACCGCGACGTGGCGGAGCTCGTGCGCTCCATCAGGACCGCCCCCATCCTCTTCGGCTGGCGTGGTTCGGCGCCGGTGGACAGCGGCGCTCTCGAAGAGCTCCTGCTGAGGGTGTCGCGACTGGTGGACGACCACCCGGAGGTGGTCGGCATCGGCCTGGAACCGGTCGTCGTGGCCCAGCACGGCCTCTCCGTGCTCGGCGCCACCGTCCGGCTGGCCCCACCGCCGCCTCGAAGCGACCAGGGCCCGCGCACGCTCCCCCGTTACTGA
- a CDS encoding nucleotide pyrophosphatase/phosphodiesterase family protein, with protein sequence MVLPDSARPGDHWYSESEPLALDTAAAPAYGSGSLADLLPTIVAGQGVPGTHSTLTELAPADRNCVFLIDGLGWEQLKAHPAEAPFLTSLLASSRGGTGRPITVGFPSTTATSLASFGTGLPPGSHGLPGYTARNPETGELMNQLRWTPWTSPRVWQPYPTVFQLAHEAGVHTAQVSSPGFQDTPLTKIALSGGTFHGRLSGEERMDFAAEQLAAADRSLVYTYYSEVDGKGHRFGVDSDAWRGQLMYVDRLVQRLAEQLPPRTALYVTADHGMIDIPFDEESRIDFDEDWELRAGVALLGGEGRARHVYAVPGAESDVLAVWREVLGDRFWVASRDEAISAGWFGPHVDERVYGRIGDVVAAAHADVVITASVNEPRESAMVGMHGSMTPVEQLVPLIEVRS encoded by the coding sequence ATGGTCCTGCCCGACTCCGCCAGGCCCGGTGACCACTGGTACAGCGAGAGCGAGCCGCTCGCACTCGATACCGCCGCCGCACCCGCCTACGGCAGTGGCTCCCTCGCCGATCTGCTGCCGACCATCGTCGCGGGCCAAGGCGTGCCCGGAACGCACTCCACGCTCACGGAGTTGGCGCCCGCCGACCGGAACTGCGTCTTCCTGATCGACGGCCTCGGCTGGGAGCAGCTGAAGGCCCACCCGGCGGAGGCGCCGTTCCTGACCTCGCTGCTGGCTTCTTCCCGCGGTGGTACCGGTCGGCCGATCACCGTGGGCTTCCCCTCCACCACAGCGACTTCGCTGGCCTCCTTCGGCACCGGTCTGCCACCCGGCTCGCACGGGCTGCCCGGCTACACGGCCCGCAACCCGGAGACCGGCGAGCTGATGAACCAGCTGCGTTGGACGCCCTGGACGTCCCCGCGGGTCTGGCAGCCGTATCCGACCGTCTTCCAGCTCGCCCACGAAGCCGGTGTGCACACCGCCCAGGTGTCGTCACCGGGCTTCCAGGACACCCCCCTCACCAAGATCGCACTGAGTGGTGGAACGTTTCACGGGAGGCTCAGCGGCGAGGAGCGGATGGATTTCGCGGCCGAGCAGCTCGCCGCCGCCGATCGGTCGCTCGTCTACACCTACTACAGCGAGGTCGACGGCAAGGGCCATCGCTTCGGAGTGGACTCCGACGCCTGGCGCGGCCAGCTCATGTACGTCGATCGCTTGGTGCAGCGCCTCGCCGAGCAGCTTCCGCCGCGTACGGCGCTCTACGTGACCGCCGACCACGGCATGATCGACATCCCGTTCGACGAGGAGTCGCGCATCGACTTCGATGAGGACTGGGAGCTGCGCGCCGGTGTCGCCCTGCTCGGCGGCGAGGGCCGGGCCCGCCATGTGTACGCGGTGCCCGGCGCCGAGTCCGATGTGCTCGCCGTCTGGCGGGAGGTGCTGGGTGACCGTTTCTGGGTCGCGAGTCGTGACGAGGCCATCTCGGCGGGCTGGTTCGGACCACACGTGGACGAGCGGGTGTACGGCCGCATCGGCGATGTCGTCGCGGCGGCGCACGCCGATGTCGTGATCACCGCGTCCGTGAACGAGCCCCGGGAGTCGGCGATGGTCGGCATGCACGGTTCGATGACGCCTGTGGAGCAACTCGTTCCGCTGATCGAAGTACGCTCCTGA
- a CDS encoding M23 family metallopeptidase, producing MAFTRATGKHRGPSRLSRKRAGVAGAAALATTGVVGALASPALAAEPDSLSVEDTGLNQVVVAGDMLAKQVGAQADVQQEEADFAASQAKAEADAKRNAEIRVKAARDAEERAAREAERKRLLSYNLPVAGSYVSTDYHSGGAVWSSGSHTGIDFHASSGTKVVAVGTGTIVEAGWGGAYGNNVVIKMNDGTYTQYGHLSSISVSVGQRVTPGEQIGLSGSTGNTTGPHLHFEARTGSDYGSDIDPVAYLRGHGVKL from the coding sequence ATGGCGTTCACCCGTGCCACCGGGAAGCATCGTGGTCCGAGCCGGCTGTCGCGCAAGCGCGCGGGCGTGGCCGGAGCCGCCGCGCTGGCCACCACCGGCGTCGTCGGAGCACTCGCCTCACCCGCGCTCGCCGCCGAGCCGGACAGCCTCTCCGTCGAGGACACCGGCCTGAACCAGGTGGTCGTCGCCGGCGACATGCTCGCCAAGCAGGTCGGCGCCCAGGCCGACGTCCAGCAGGAAGAAGCCGACTTCGCCGCGTCCCAGGCCAAGGCCGAAGCGGACGCGAAGCGCAACGCCGAGATCCGGGTCAAGGCCGCCCGGGACGCCGAGGAGCGCGCTGCCCGAGAGGCCGAGCGCAAGCGCCTGCTGTCGTACAACCTCCCCGTCGCCGGGTCCTACGTCAGCACGGACTACCACTCGGGCGGAGCCGTCTGGTCCTCGGGCAGCCACACCGGGATCGACTTCCACGCCTCCTCCGGGACAAAGGTCGTCGCGGTCGGCACGGGCACCATCGTGGAGGCGGGCTGGGGCGGCGCCTACGGCAACAATGTCGTGATCAAGATGAACGACGGCACGTACACCCAGTACGGCCACCTCTCGTCCATCAGCGTCTCCGTCGGCCAGCGGGTCACCCCGGGTGAGCAGATCGGGCTGTCCGGCTCCACCGGCAACACCACCGGCCCGCACCTCCACTTCGAGGCCCGCACCGGCTCCGATTACGGTTCCGACATCGACCCGGTGGCCTATCTGCGCGGCCACGGCGTCAAGCTCTGA
- a CDS encoding HPr family phosphocarrier protein: MAERRVQVGWAEGLHARPASIFVRATTAAGIPVTIAKADGSPVNAASMLAVLSLGAEGGDEIVLVSDADGAEAVLDRLAKLVAEGLEELPETV; this comes from the coding sequence ATGGCTGAGCGCCGCGTCCAGGTCGGCTGGGCCGAAGGCCTGCATGCCCGCCCCGCTTCGATCTTCGTCCGCGCCACCACGGCCGCGGGCATCCCGGTCACCATCGCCAAGGCGGACGGCAGCCCGGTCAACGCCGCTTCGATGCTGGCGGTGCTCAGCCTCGGCGCGGAGGGTGGCGACGAGATCGTGCTCGTATCCGACGCGGATGGCGCGGAGGCCGTGCTGGACCGGTTGGCGAAGCTGGTCGCCGAAGGCCTCGAGGAACTCCCCGAGACCGTCTGA
- a CDS encoding GntR family transcriptional regulator — protein MRIPARSVCTAIRDDIVSGVFERGSRLAEEQLARRYGVSRVPVREALRTLESEGFVVSRRHAGACVAEPTAQEAADLLEIRALLEPLGAARAARRRTEAHLKVLRGLVRLGQERARHSQGEDLRALGGWFHETLVQASVSPGLITLLTQLRHKIAWMYAVEQPTQPVECWSEHGAIVDAVARGDAERARALTAAHAERGTRGYRLRIAPLAPHGSAVRVSQHSVNTASVRH, from the coding sequence ATGCGCATTCCCGCGCGTTCGGTATGCACGGCGATCCGCGACGACATCGTGTCCGGGGTCTTCGAGCGAGGCAGCCGGCTCGCCGAGGAGCAGCTGGCCCGTCGCTACGGAGTCTCGCGGGTCCCCGTGCGTGAGGCGCTGCGCACGCTGGAGTCGGAGGGCTTCGTGGTGTCGCGGCGGCATGCCGGAGCGTGCGTCGCGGAGCCCACCGCGCAGGAGGCCGCCGATCTGCTGGAGATCCGCGCGCTCCTGGAGCCTCTCGGTGCCGCCCGGGCCGCGCGGCGGCGCACGGAGGCCCATCTGAAGGTGCTGCGCGGACTGGTGAGGCTCGGCCAGGAGCGAGCGCGCCACAGCCAAGGCGAGGACCTGCGGGCACTGGGCGGATGGTTCCACGAGACGCTGGTTCAGGCGTCCGTGAGCCCCGGGCTCATCACCCTGCTCACCCAGTTGCGGCACAAGATCGCCTGGATGTACGCGGTCGAGCAGCCGACCCAGCCGGTGGAGTGCTGGTCCGAGCACGGGGCGATCGTGGACGCGGTGGCCCGCGGTGACGCGGAGCGGGCGCGGGCGCTCACCGCGGCGCACGCCGAGCGGGGGACCAGGGGGTACCGGCTGCGTATCGCTCCGCTCGCGCCGCACGGTTCAGCGGTGAGGGTTTCGCAACATTCCGTAAACACGGCAAGTGTCCGCCATTAA
- a CDS encoding pitrilysin family protein has translation MGHTATAQAGSGGLTATEHRLANGLRVVLSEDHLTPVAAVCLWYDVGSRHEVKGRTGLAHLFEHLMFQGSAQVSGNGHFELVQGAGGSLNGTTSFERTNYFETMPTHQLELALWLEADRMGSLLAALDEESMENQRDVVKNERRQRYDNVPYGTAFEKLTALAYPEGHPYHHTPIGSMADLDAATLEDARNFFRTYYAPNNAVLSVVGDIDPEQTLAWIEKYFGTIPSHDGKQPPRDGSLPETIGGQLREEIVDEVPARALMAAYRLPHDGTRECDAADLALTVLGGGESSRLHNRLVRRDRTAVAAGFGLLRLAGAPSMGWLDVKTSGGVEVPDIEAAVDEELARFAADGPTAEEMERAHAQLEREWLDRLGTVAGRADELCRYAVLFGDPQLAFSAVSRVLDVTAEEVRAVAQARLRPDNRAVLVYEPAAAAAATEDNDDADDAEGAGQ, from the coding sequence ATGGGTCACACGGCCACAGCGCAGGCCGGCTCCGGCGGCCTGACAGCGACCGAGCACCGCCTGGCCAACGGCCTGCGGGTGGTGCTCTCCGAGGACCACCTGACCCCGGTCGCCGCGGTCTGCCTCTGGTACGACGTCGGCTCCCGTCACGAAGTCAAGGGTCGTACGGGGCTGGCTCACCTTTTCGAGCACCTGATGTTCCAGGGCTCCGCGCAGGTGTCGGGCAACGGCCACTTCGAGCTCGTGCAGGGGGCCGGCGGTTCGCTCAACGGCACCACGAGCTTCGAGCGCACCAACTACTTCGAGACGATGCCGACCCACCAGCTGGAGCTCGCGCTCTGGCTGGAGGCGGACCGCATGGGCTCGCTGCTCGCCGCGCTCGACGAGGAGTCCATGGAGAACCAGCGGGACGTCGTCAAGAACGAGCGGCGTCAGCGCTACGACAATGTCCCCTACGGTACGGCGTTCGAGAAGCTGACCGCCCTGGCCTATCCCGAGGGCCACCCTTATCACCACACCCCGATCGGCTCGATGGCCGACCTGGACGCGGCGACCCTGGAGGACGCGCGGAACTTCTTCCGTACGTACTACGCGCCCAACAACGCGGTGCTTTCGGTGGTCGGTGACATCGATCCCGAGCAGACCCTCGCCTGGATCGAGAAGTACTTCGGAACCATCCCCTCGCACGACGGCAAGCAGCCGCCGCGTGACGGCTCGCTGCCCGAGACCATCGGCGGGCAGCTGCGTGAGGAGATCGTCGACGAGGTTCCCGCCCGTGCGTTGATGGCCGCCTACCGGCTGCCGCACGACGGCACCCGGGAGTGCGACGCCGCCGACCTGGCGCTCACCGTGCTCGGCGGAGGCGAGTCGTCCAGGCTGCACAACCGCCTGGTGCGCCGTGACCGCACGGCGGTCGCCGCGGGCTTCGGTCTGCTGCGCCTGGCCGGGGCGCCGTCGATGGGCTGGCTGGACGTGAAGACCTCCGGTGGTGTGGAGGTGCCCGACATCGAGGCCGCTGTGGACGAGGAGCTCGCCAGGTTCGCCGCCGACGGCCCGACCGCCGAGGAGATGGAGCGCGCCCACGCCCAGCTGGAGCGCGAGTGGCTCGACCGGCTCGGCACCGTCGCGGGCCGCGCCGACGAACTGTGCCGCTACGCGGTGCTGTTCGGTGACCCGCAGTTGGCGTTCAGCGCCGTCTCGCGGGTCCTGGACGTCACCGCAGAGGAAGTGCGGGCCGTCGCACAGGCCAGGCTGCGCCCGGACAACCGCGCGGTGCTGGTGTACGAGCCCGCCGCCGCGGCGGCCGCGACAGAGGACAACGACGACGCTGACGACGCAGAGGGAGCCGGACAGTGA
- a CDS encoding thymidine kinase: MPELVFFSGTMDCGKSTLALQIEHNRSARGLQGMIFTRDDRAGEGKLSSRLGLVTEAVEATPGLDLYAYVVEHMSRGGKVDYVIVDEAQFLPTEQIDQLARTVDDLELDVFAFGITTDFRTKLFPGSQRLIELADRVETLQVEAMCWCGARATHNARTVGGEMVVEGEQVVVGDVGGAAELVGYEVLCRRHHRKRMTGAAARAAALSPDVLPVTPG; this comes from the coding sequence ATGCCCGAGCTGGTGTTCTTCTCCGGAACCATGGACTGCGGAAAGAGCACCCTCGCTCTTCAGATCGAGCACAACAGGTCCGCGCGCGGCCTCCAGGGCATGATCTTCACCCGCGACGACCGGGCGGGCGAGGGCAAACTCTCCTCCCGTCTCGGACTCGTGACGGAGGCGGTGGAGGCCACGCCCGGGCTGGACCTCTACGCGTACGTGGTCGAGCACATGTCGCGGGGCGGAAAGGTCGACTACGTGATCGTGGACGAGGCGCAGTTCCTGCCGACTGAGCAGATCGACCAGTTGGCCAGGACGGTGGACGACCTGGAACTCGACGTGTTCGCCTTCGGTATCACCACAGACTTCCGCACGAAGCTCTTTCCCGGCTCCCAGCGGCTGATCGAACTGGCCGACCGGGTCGAGACGCTCCAGGTCGAGGCCATGTGCTGGTGCGGGGCCCGCGCCACCCACAACGCGCGCACGGTGGGCGGCGAGATGGTGGTCGAGGGCGAACAGGTGGTGGTGGGCGACGTGGGCGGGGCCGCTGAGCTCGTCGGGTACGAGGTGCTGTGCCGTCGCCACCACCGCAAGCGGATGACCGGGGCGGCGGCCCGAGCGGCGGCACTGTCGCCTGACGTGCTGCCGGTCACCCCGGGCTGA
- a CDS encoding DUF5998 family protein — MAKTGTTTQGLRTAIERSGYYPALVAEAVEAAVGGEQIASYLVHQETTFDSNEVRRHVTVLVLTATRFVVSHTDEQAADNSSPTPYATTSTESVKLDRISSVVVSRVVANPEAYTPGTLPREVVLTIGWGAVSRIDLEPAACGDPNCDADHGYTGNSTADDLSLRVSEAGDGPDAVRQTLAFAQALSEATAATTAAR, encoded by the coding sequence ATGGCGAAGACCGGTACGACGACCCAGGGGCTGCGCACGGCGATCGAGCGCAGCGGCTACTACCCGGCTCTCGTGGCCGAGGCGGTGGAAGCCGCCGTGGGCGGTGAGCAGATCGCGTCGTACCTGGTCCATCAGGAGACCACGTTCGACTCCAATGAGGTCCGCCGCCATGTCACCGTGCTGGTGCTGACGGCGACCCGGTTCGTGGTCAGCCACACCGACGAGCAGGCCGCCGACAACAGCTCTCCGACGCCGTACGCCACAACCTCCACCGAGTCCGTCAAGCTGGACAGGATCTCCTCGGTCGTCGTCAGCCGGGTCGTCGCCAACCCGGAGGCGTACACCCCCGGCACTCTGCCTCGCGAGGTCGTGCTCACCATCGGTTGGGGCGCCGTCTCCCGTATCGATCTGGAGCCCGCCGCCTGCGGGGACCCCAACTGCGACGCGGACCACGGTTACACCGGCAATTCCACGGCGGACGATCTCAGCCTGCGGGTCAGCGAGGCGGGTGACGGCCCGGACGCCGTCCGGCAGACCCTCGCCTTCGCCCAGGCGCTGTCCGAGGCCACGGCCGCCACGACCGCCGCGCGCTGA